The Halarchaeum grantii genome contains a region encoding:
- a CDS encoding non-histone chromosomal MC1 family protein, whose protein sequence is MVREDGKRNFALRDSDGSESSVFSGSTPRQAALKAARRIDDVGESEAAATRYEIQLREKGTDKLHIYEAWAWQSDSPDDKPDWMPGEITEANVAKQGIEHLDEP, encoded by the coding sequence ATGGTACGTGAGGACGGCAAGCGGAACTTCGCGCTCCGCGACAGCGACGGTTCGGAGAGTAGCGTTTTCAGTGGGAGCACGCCGAGACAGGCGGCGCTCAAGGCCGCCCGACGGATCGACGACGTCGGCGAGAGCGAGGCGGCCGCCACCCGCTACGAGATACAGCTCCGAGAGAAAGGTACCGACAAACTCCACATCTACGAGGCGTGGGCGTGGCAGTCCGACTCCCCCGACGACAAGCCCGACTGGATGCCCGGGGAAATCACCGAAGCGAACGTCGCCAAACAGGGAATCGAGCACCTCGACGAACCCTGA
- a CDS encoding AbrB/MazE/SpoVT family DNA-binding domain-containing protein, whose translation MVRKKKLSPSGAKGEDGEYHNAHVNLHEDELAVAGLEIGDEVFVRVREDKIIIQKADPDEVEHDF comes from the coding sequence ATGGTCCGCAAGAAGAAGCTCAGCCCGAGTGGTGCGAAAGGGGAGGACGGGGAGTACCACAACGCTCACGTCAATCTCCACGAGGACGAACTCGCGGTCGCCGGGTTGGAGATCGGCGACGAGGTGTTCGTCCGCGTCCGCGAGGACAAGATTATCATCCAGAAAGCCGACCCGGACGAGGTCGAGCACGACTTCTGA
- a CDS encoding quinone-dependent dihydroorotate dehydrogenase: MYETLKPLLFQLPAETAHTAVHSLLRGAQSVPPVLAGLDRWYGVDDERLRVRAFDNEFPNPVGVAAGFDKNAHVPRGLAALGFGHLEVGGVTAERQPGNPKPRMFRLPEDEAIINRMGFNNDGADAVGARLDASTLPDVPVGVNIGKSKSTPLDEAADDYLYTYERVADAGDYFVVNVSSPNTPGLRDLQHSDALAEILTTLREAGASPLLVKFSPDLSREGVAAGVDLAEEIGLDGVIAVNTTTERDGLSHPSRVEDGGLSGAPLRDRATDTVRFVAERTDLPVVGVGGVFTAEDAYAKIRAGASVVQLYTGMVYRGPSIATEINRGLLELLERDGFDSVADAVGADL, encoded by the coding sequence ATGTACGAGACGCTCAAGCCGCTTCTCTTCCAGCTACCGGCGGAGACGGCGCACACGGCCGTTCATTCTCTCCTACGCGGAGCACAGTCCGTCCCGCCGGTGCTCGCCGGCCTCGACCGCTGGTACGGCGTGGACGACGAGCGCCTGCGCGTGCGGGCGTTCGACAACGAGTTCCCCAATCCGGTGGGGGTCGCGGCGGGTTTCGACAAGAACGCGCACGTCCCGCGTGGGCTGGCGGCGCTCGGCTTCGGTCACCTCGAAGTCGGCGGCGTCACGGCGGAGCGCCAGCCCGGCAACCCGAAGCCGCGGATGTTCCGCCTGCCGGAGGACGAGGCGATTATCAACCGGATGGGGTTCAACAACGACGGCGCGGACGCGGTGGGCGCACGCCTCGACGCGAGCACGCTCCCGGACGTCCCGGTGGGCGTGAACATCGGGAAGTCGAAGTCGACGCCGCTCGATGAGGCGGCGGACGACTACCTGTACACGTACGAGCGCGTCGCGGACGCGGGCGACTACTTCGTTGTGAACGTCTCCAGCCCGAACACGCCGGGCCTGCGCGACCTCCAGCACAGCGACGCCTTAGCGGAGATCCTGACGACGCTCCGTGAGGCGGGAGCGAGCCCGCTCCTCGTGAAGTTCTCCCCGGACCTCTCGCGCGAGGGGGTCGCGGCGGGCGTGGACCTCGCGGAGGAAATCGGTCTCGATGGGGTCATCGCGGTGAACACGACGACGGAGCGCGACGGCCTCTCGCACCCGAGCCGCGTGGAGGACGGCGGGCTCTCGGGTGCGCCGCTCCGGGACCGCGCGACGGACACGGTCCGCTTCGTCGCGGAGCGCACGGACCTCCCGGTCGTGGGCGTGGGCGGCGTCTTCACGGCGGAGGACGCCTACGCGAAGATCCGCGCGGGCGCGAGCGTCGTCCAGCTCTACACGGGGATGGTCTATCGCGGGCCGTCCATCGCGACGGAGATCAATCGCGGCCTTCTCGAACTTCTGGAGCGCGACGGCTTCGACTCGGTTGCGGACGCGGTCGGCGCGGACCTCTGA